A window from Centropristis striata isolate RG_2023a ecotype Rhode Island chromosome 2, C.striata_1.0, whole genome shotgun sequence encodes these proteins:
- the LOC131991965 gene encoding piggyBac transposable element-derived protein 4-like: MPTKRREGPEDAVPVPADSEDEEGESGAESFLSDEEMFYLDGTDPVEDLEDEDDEKQQDAEKARSSAPGQDNSSSEEEEIDEQSQQAQSGSPPHKRAKKSRFGLAQHASQDQTRSRPPPQVCCSAMSWKTETDGDVCPVPKRFIPARPPGHQLNSSTTYTPLDLFKLFFSNDAAQTVCRNTNKQAAKSVARGKKYSWTDVNVPEFFKYVGLSFFFALVKLDNMQDYWKKSTIFSVPFPANVMPRDRYRVISWNIHMSDPDKDTENDRKKGTPDYDRLYRLRPLMDTIKDACKSFYHPRQNLSIHERSGATKSPTGIVQSIRGKPTKLGFKLFVLADSSSGYTWDFNVYTGKSQFASGVGLAYDSVMSLVKTAYLGSGFHLYVDNFYTSPKLFKDLFSLNIGACGTYREGRRGCPRTETNALKKSDPRGSIRWLREGPLLFVKWMDNREVSVCSTVHEVFSGSSVRRRVRSKDGHVAIKHIPCPAPVLDYNRHIGGFDLSTQCYSVHHKSMRWYQTLFFHFLDIAATNSYLLHKELCREKQEEPMSHRAFLQELTAQLCGVTVTTAPAQAHSGHLPIAISEQSDISKRASYGRRTCVHCRKTKQVRQSTPWKCAECDVALCVIADRNCFRDWHN, encoded by the exons ATGCCTACAAAGCGCAGAGAGGGCCCAGAGGACGCGGTGCCGGTCCCTGCGGACAGTGAGGATGAGGAGGGAGAGTCCGGAGCAGAGAGCTTCCTCTCAGATGAAGAGATGTTTTATCTGGACGGAACTGATCCGGTAGAGGATCT AGAAGATGAGGATGATGAAAAGCAACAGGACGCTGAAAAAGCAAGAAGCTCAGCTCCAGGACAAGATAACAGTtcttcagaagaagaagaaatagatGAGCAGTCACAACAAGCACAATCTGGTTCTCCACCACACAAGAGGGCAAAGAAATCCAGGTTTGGGCTTGCACAGCATGCATCACAAGACCAGACCAGATCCAGACCTCCTCCTCAGGTATGCTGTTCAGCCATGTCCTGGAAGACTGAGACAGATGGTGATGTCTGTCCAGTGCCAAAAAGGTTCATCCCAGCAAGACCTCCTGGACATCAGCTGAACTCAAGCACCACATACACACCACTGGACCTTTTCAAACTGTTCTTCAGCAACGACGCAGCTCAAACCGTTTGCCGAAACACAAACAAGCAAGCGGCCAAAAGCGTCGCCAGAGGCAAAAAATATTCATGGACTGACGTCAACGTCCCAGAGTTTTTCAAGTATGTGGGACTGAGTTTCTTCTTTGCGTTGGTGAAACTGGACAATATGCAGGATTACTGGAAGAAGAGCACCATCTTCAGTGTGCCGTTCCCGGCCAATGTGATGCCACGGGACAGGTACCGCGTCATATCCTGGAACATCCACATGAGTGATccagacaaagacacagagaatGACAGAAAGAAGGGCACTCCGGATTATGATCGCCTGTACCGCCTGAGGCCTCTTATGGACACCATCAAAGATGCTTGCAAATCATTTTACCACCCCAGACAGAACCTTTCAATTCACGAGAGATCGGGGGCGACCAAGAGCCCCACAGGAATAGTTCAAAGCATAAGAGGGAAGCCCactaagttggggttcaaactGTTTGTCCTGGCTGACAGCAGCAGTGGCTACACCTGGGACTTCAACGTGTACACTGGGAAGTCCCAGTTTGCCTCGGGGGTTGGACTGGCTTATGATTCGGTGATGTCCCTGGTAAAGACGGCATACCTGGGCAGTGGCTTTCATCTATATGTGGATAATTTTTACACGAGTCCAAAGCTGTTCAAAGACCTGTTTAGCCTGAATATTGGTGCTTGTGGCACATACAGAGAGGGAAGAAGAGGTTGTCCTCGCACAGAAACAAATGCACTCAAAAAAAGTGATCCTCGAGGCTCCATCAGGTGGCTCCGTGAGGGCCCACTGCTTTTTGTCAAGTGGATGGACAATCGCGAGGTCTCTGTCTGCTCCACAGTCCACGAGGTATTCTCTGGAAGCAGCGTGCGGAGGAGAGTCAGGTCCAAAGATGGACACGTGGCCATCAAACACATCCCGTGCCCAGCGCCTGTTCTGGACTACAACAGGCACATAGGAGGTTTTGATTTGTCCACCCAGTGCTACTCTGTACATCACAAGAGCATGCGCTGGTACCAGACCTTGTTCTTCCACTTCCTGGACATCGCAGCCACAAACAGCTACCTCCTTCACAAGGAGCTGTGCagagagaagcaggaggagccCATGAGCCACAGGGCCTTCCTGCAGGAGCTCACAGCCCAGCTGTGTGGCGTCACCGTGACAACAGCTCCCGCCCAGGCACACAGTGGACACCTGCCCATAGCGATCTCCGAACAATCCGATATCAGCAAGAGGGCCTCGTACGGACGCAGAACCTGCGTTCACTGCAGGAAGACCAAGCAGGTGAGGCAGTCGACGCCCTGGAAGTGTGCTGAGTGTGACGTGGCCCTGTGTGTCATCGCAGACAGAAACTGCTTTCGGGATTGGCACAACTAA